The following proteins come from a genomic window of Aquimarina sp. MAR_2010_214:
- a CDS encoding 1-acyl-sn-glycerol-3-phosphate acyltransferase, whose amino-acid sequence MGWKFIGDFSADTIKKCVVVVVPHTSWHDFYIGLLIRQLAGIKISFLGKKELFRWPLGWYLRRVGGISLDRTPGQNKVEAIAEIFKKRDELRLTIAPEGTRKKVKEWKTGFYHIAKAANVPVIMVAFDFGKKQCVVSDPFYPTEDIKKDFEYMYSFFVGVKGKVPENSFDGT is encoded by the coding sequence ATGGGTTGGAAGTTTATCGGTGATTTCAGTGCTGATACTATAAAAAAGTGTGTTGTTGTTGTTGTGCCTCATACAAGTTGGCACGATTTCTATATAGGCCTTTTAATACGTCAATTAGCTGGAATTAAGATAAGCTTTTTAGGTAAAAAAGAACTTTTTAGATGGCCACTGGGCTGGTATCTAAGAAGAGTAGGAGGAATTTCTTTGGATAGAACTCCTGGTCAGAATAAGGTTGAAGCTATTGCAGAGATATTTAAAAAAAGGGATGAATTGCGTTTGACCATTGCTCCAGAAGGAACAAGGAAAAAAGTTAAAGAGTGGAAAACAGGATTTTACCATATCGCCAAAGCAGCAAATGTTCCTGTTATTATGGTAGCTTTTGATTTTGGAAAAAAACAATGTGTGGTTTCTGATCCTTTTTATCCCACAGAGGATATTAAAAAAGATTTTGAGTATATGTATAGTTTCTTTGTAGGAGTTAAGGGTAAAGTTCCTGAAAATAGTTTTGATGGAACTTAA
- a CDS encoding YebC/PmpR family DNA-binding transcriptional regulator produces the protein MGRAFEFRKARKMKRWSAMAKAFTRIGKDIVMAVKEGGPDPASNSRLRAVIQNAKSVNMPKDNIERAIKKASDKDQGDYKEVLFEGYAPHGIAILVETATDNNNRTVANIRSYFNKCEGNLGTSGSVEFMFDHTCNFRINSEGLDPEELELEFIDFGAEEVFKDDDGILIYAPFGSFGTIQKELESREIEILSSGFERIPQVTKKITPEQAADVEKLLEKIEEDDDVQNVYHTMEESSSEE, from the coding sequence ATGGGAAGAGCTTTTGAATTTAGAAAAGCACGTAAGATGAAACGCTGGTCAGCAATGGCAAAAGCGTTTACTCGAATTGGTAAAGATATTGTAATGGCTGTAAAAGAAGGTGGTCCTGACCCAGCTTCTAACTCTCGTCTAAGAGCAGTGATCCAGAATGCCAAATCTGTGAACATGCCAAAAGATAATATCGAAAGAGCAATTAAAAAGGCATCTGATAAAGATCAAGGTGACTATAAAGAAGTTCTTTTTGAAGGATATGCTCCTCACGGAATTGCTATTCTGGTAGAAACAGCTACAGATAACAACAATAGAACGGTTGCTAATATACGATCCTATTTTAACAAGTGTGAGGGTAATCTGGGAACATCAGGTTCTGTAGAATTTATGTTTGACCACACCTGTAATTTTAGAATTAATAGTGAAGGGCTAGATCCGGAAGAACTCGAACTCGAATTTATTGATTTTGGAGCAGAAGAAGTTTTTAAGGATGATGATGGAATCTTAATTTACGCTCCTTTTGGAAGTTTTGGAACAATACAAAAAGAATTAGAAAGTCGCGAAATCGAAATTCTATCCTCTGGATTTGAACGTATACCGCAGGTAACCAAAAAAATAACTCCAGAGCAAGCTGCAGACGTAGAAAAGTTACTGGAAAAAATAGAAGAAGATGATGACGTTCAGAACGTCTATCATACTATGGAAGAATCTTCTTCTGAAGAATAA
- a CDS encoding 4a-hydroxytetrahydrobiopterin dehydratase has translation MVKLSESDIKEKLNDIDGWEYHDNALHTTFEFNDFKDAFSVMTRIAFEAEAQQHHPDWSNVYNKLHISLSTHDAGGITENDFKLAKTIDNIIEGE, from the coding sequence ATGGTAAAATTATCAGAATCTGACATAAAAGAAAAACTAAACGATATAGATGGTTGGGAATACCATGATAATGCTCTTCATACCACTTTTGAATTTAACGATTTTAAAGATGCATTCTCTGTAATGACTCGTATTGCTTTTGAAGCAGAAGCACAACAACATCATCCCGACTGGTCAAATGTTTATAATAAGTTACACATTAGTCTTTCTACCCATGACGCTGGTGGTATTACAGAAAATGATTTTAAACTAGCAAAAACTATAGATAATATTATCGAAGGAGAATAA
- a CDS encoding septum formation inhibitor Maf, whose protein sequence is MKKLISLFALLSVLVFIACSNIKADKASNLPIIKEVTKEKASPAKTLSEDFKKYWYAGKAEISSYQLEQARYGEMRKGTAVLIYVTEDFLPKKQVKADRQNTSNIPVLKLNATKKFNTGIYPYSVMQSTFYPVADNQHAIKISNSMQEWCGHVYAQLNNKKQFEITSHSYFESEADQDFKLDKAILENELWTKIRINPEALPQGDLQIIPSFEYCRLRHKDIKAYSAKASIQKETNTNTYTIEYPELDRSISITFNASFPYEIEHWTETYKSGFGPNAKKLTTKATKIKSIKSAYWGKNSNKDEVLRDELGLTNQK, encoded by the coding sequence ATGAAAAAGTTAATATCACTGTTCGCATTATTAAGCGTATTAGTCTTTATTGCCTGTAGCAATATTAAAGCAGATAAAGCATCTAACCTTCCTATAATTAAAGAAGTAACCAAAGAAAAGGCATCTCCTGCAAAAACTCTTTCTGAAGATTTTAAAAAGTACTGGTATGCTGGTAAAGCAGAAATATCATCATATCAACTAGAACAAGCACGATATGGCGAAATGAGAAAAGGGACAGCAGTACTAATTTATGTTACTGAGGATTTTTTACCTAAAAAACAGGTGAAAGCAGATCGTCAAAATACAAGTAACATACCTGTTTTAAAACTTAATGCTACCAAAAAATTTAATACGGGAATTTACCCATATTCGGTTATGCAGAGTACATTTTATCCGGTGGCAGATAATCAACATGCCATTAAAATATCTAATTCGATGCAAGAATGGTGTGGTCACGTATACGCGCAATTAAATAACAAAAAACAATTCGAGATTACCTCCCATTCTTACTTTGAAAGTGAAGCAGATCAGGATTTTAAATTAGACAAAGCTATTTTAGAAAATGAACTTTGGACTAAAATCAGAATCAATCCAGAAGCATTGCCACAAGGAGATTTACAAATTATCCCTTCTTTTGAGTATTGTAGATTAAGACATAAAGATATTAAAGCATACTCGGCTAAGGCATCTATACAAAAAGAAACTAATACGAATACATACACTATAGAATATCCCGAACTTGATAGAAGTATCAGTATTACTTTTAATGCCTCTTTTCCGTATGAAATTGAGCATTGGACAGAAACCTATAAAAGTGGGTTTGGACCCAATGCAAAGAAGCTTACTACAAAAGCAACTAAAATCAAAAGTATTAAATCTGCATATTGGGGTAAAAACAGTAATAAAGATGAAGTCTTACGTGACGAATTAGGACTTACGAATCAAAAATAA
- a CDS encoding Maf-like protein encodes MLKDTLKSKNIILASGSPRRQKFFKDLDLNFTIQLKEVEEIYPNHLKAEEISDYLAKLKANAFTDLHPKDILITSDTIVWHNNKALGKPKNLEDASKMINSLSGDTHEVITSVCFKTINQTIVVHQTTKVTFKELSAEEIEYYVQTYKPLDKAGAYGIQEWIGFIGISNIEGSHFNVMGLPTHLVYETLTVLAKS; translated from the coding sequence ATGTTAAAAGATACATTAAAAAGTAAAAATATAATTCTTGCATCTGGCTCTCCTAGAAGGCAAAAGTTTTTTAAGGATTTGGACCTAAATTTCACAATACAATTAAAAGAAGTTGAAGAAATATACCCAAATCACCTTAAAGCCGAAGAAATTTCGGATTATCTGGCTAAGCTTAAAGCAAATGCATTTACAGATTTGCATCCAAAAGATATTTTAATCACTAGTGATACTATTGTTTGGCATAATAATAAAGCTTTGGGTAAACCAAAAAATCTGGAAGATGCCTCAAAAATGATTAATTCCCTATCTGGAGATACTCATGAGGTTATTACTTCGGTGTGTTTTAAAACAATCAATCAGACTATTGTAGTACATCAAACCACCAAAGTAACTTTTAAAGAGCTATCTGCAGAAGAAATTGAATATTATGTACAGACCTATAAGCCTCTGGATAAAGCAGGAGCCTATGGTATACAAGAATGGATTGGTTTTATTGGAATATCAAATATAGAAGGGAGTCATTTTAATGTCATGGGACTTCCCACGCACCTTGTTTATGAAACGTTAACAGTACTTGCTAAATCCTAG
- a CDS encoding geranylgeranylglycerol-phosphate geranylgeranyltransferase — MKLIKFDNLLIIAFAQLCIKYGLFEPFNIAITLNGLGIAILMVATFCIAAAGNIIIEIYNREDTGVKGLLYGSITEKSANRLFIIFNIIGVLIGFYLANLIDRPGFAALFIVISGVFYIYASYLKEILVLKNFIPAMLAALSLIVVGIFDLLPAITEKNRASQTVIFSIILDYSIFAFMIVLLRELVKDCLYIDRDHNIGIRTIPIVLGKNRTTKLIGILTLLPIFSIVYYIYTYLFSNSNAVIFVLMLIVAPLLYFMIKSFSAESDRQLTRLSLLLKIILFVASISLLFYQFVLV, encoded by the coding sequence TTGAAGCTTATAAAATTTGATAACTTACTTATAATTGCTTTTGCTCAATTATGTATTAAATATGGTCTATTCGAACCCTTTAATATTGCTATTACTTTAAATGGTTTAGGTATTGCCATCCTAATGGTTGCTACATTTTGTATTGCTGCTGCGGGGAATATAATTATCGAAATCTATAATCGAGAAGATACTGGTGTAAAAGGTTTATTGTATGGTTCTATAACCGAAAAGTCGGCCAATCGATTGTTCATTATTTTTAATATCATAGGAGTTCTTATTGGGTTTTATCTGGCCAACCTTATTGATAGACCTGGTTTTGCTGCATTATTTATCGTAATTTCTGGAGTATTTTATATCTATGCGTCTTATTTAAAAGAAATCTTAGTTCTTAAAAATTTTATTCCTGCAATGCTTGCTGCATTAAGTTTGATAGTTGTAGGGATTTTTGACCTTCTTCCTGCGATCACTGAAAAAAACAGAGCATCACAGACCGTTATCTTTTCTATTATCTTAGATTACTCAATATTTGCATTTATGATTGTGTTATTAAGAGAACTCGTGAAAGATTGTTTATATATAGATAGAGATCATAATATCGGGATCAGAACCATCCCAATAGTTTTAGGTAAAAATCGAACAACAAAATTAATTGGGATATTAACATTGCTCCCAATTTTTTCTATTGTTTATTATATATACACTTATCTTTTTTCAAATAGCAATGCTGTTATTTTTGTATTGATGCTTATTGTTGCTCCACTACTCTATTTTATGATTAAAAGCTTTAGTGCAGAATCAGATAGGCAACTTACCAGATTATCATTGCTTTTAAAGATCATTTTATTTGTAGCATCTATCTCGCTATTATTTTATCAATTTGTTTTAGTATAG